From Curtobacterium sp. SGAir0471, the proteins below share one genomic window:
- a CDS encoding peptide ABC transporter substrate-binding protein: MIKKRAGLSALAVLGATAIALTGCSSNGSGNGGDSGSTNASGIVTTNGSEPQNPLIPSNSTETGGGKIITSIFEGLVSYDADGKPVDEVAKSIDTDDSKTYDIKLNTGYTFTNGEKVTAESFTKAWNWAAQKSNAQGASYFFENIEGYNADADSELTGLKVVSDDEFTVTLKSAQSDFPLSLGYSAFMPLPSEFYKDTKAFGENPIGNGPYKLDGKGAWTHNQSIKLVTNEDYAGKRKPKNGGLTITFYTSQDTAYADVQGGNLDVLDAIPDSAFQTYKSDFPDSNVNQPAAIFQAFYMPYYLQHWSGEEGKLRREALSLSVNRKQITEKIFDGTRTPAKDFTSPVISGWNDKLDGSDVLDYNPTEAKKLWAQANEISPYDETLTIQYNADGGHEAWVTAVTNSISNTLGIKAEGKAVPTFQEALDTQTQDKLTGGSRTGWQADYPSLYNFLGPTMGEGSSSNYARYDSTEYNDLLAKGRSAATVEEGNKYFDQAQELLFKDLPEIPLWYSNVTGVWSADNVKNVKFGWDSVPLYYDIEVTK; this comes from the coding sequence TTGATCAAGAAGCGCGCTGGGCTCTCTGCCCTCGCCGTGCTCGGGGCCACAGCAATCGCCCTGACCGGCTGCTCCAGCAACGGAAGCGGCAACGGCGGTGACTCGGGCTCGACGAACGCGTCCGGGATCGTCACCACGAACGGCTCCGAGCCCCAGAACCCGCTCATCCCCTCGAACTCCACCGAGACCGGTGGCGGCAAGATCATCACGTCGATCTTCGAGGGTCTCGTCTCGTACGACGCCGACGGCAAGCCGGTCGACGAGGTCGCGAAGAGCATCGACACCGATGACTCCAAGACCTACGACATCAAGCTCAACACCGGCTACACCTTCACCAACGGCGAGAAGGTCACGGCCGAGTCGTTCACCAAGGCGTGGAACTGGGCCGCCCAGAAGTCGAACGCGCAGGGCGCGAGCTACTTCTTCGAGAACATCGAGGGCTACAACGCCGACGCGGACTCGGAGCTCACCGGCCTCAAGGTCGTCAGCGACGACGAGTTCACCGTGACGCTGAAGTCGGCGCAGTCGGACTTCCCGCTGTCGCTCGGCTACTCGGCCTTCATGCCGCTCCCCTCGGAGTTCTACAAGGACACCAAGGCCTTCGGTGAGAACCCGATCGGCAACGGCCCGTACAAGCTCGACGGCAAGGGTGCGTGGACGCACAACCAGTCGATCAAGCTCGTCACCAACGAGGACTACGCCGGCAAGCGCAAGCCGAAGAACGGTGGTCTGACGATCACGTTCTACACCTCGCAGGACACCGCCTACGCGGACGTGCAGGGCGGCAACCTCGACGTGCTCGACGCGATCCCGGACAGCGCCTTCCAGACCTACAAGTCGGACTTCCCGGACTCGAACGTCAACCAGCCGGCTGCGATCTTCCAGGCGTTCTACATGCCGTACTACCTGCAGCACTGGAGCGGCGAGGAGGGCAAGCTCCGTCGCGAGGCCCTGTCGCTGTCGGTGAACCGCAAGCAGATCACCGAGAAGATCTTCGACGGCACCCGCACCCCGGCCAAGGACTTCACCTCCCCGGTGATCTCCGGCTGGAACGACAAGCTCGACGGGTCGGACGTCCTCGACTACAACCCGACCGAGGCCAAGAAGCTCTGGGCGCAGGCCAACGAGATCTCGCCGTACGACGAGACCCTCACCATCCAGTACAACGCCGATGGTGGCCACGAGGCATGGGTGACCGCGGTCACCAACTCGATCTCGAACACGCTCGGGATCAAGGCCGAGGGCAAGGCCGTGCCGACGTTCCAGGAGGCCCTGGACACGCAGACGCAGGACAAGCTCACGGGCGGTAGCCGCACCGGTTGGCAGGCCGACTACCCGTCGCTGTACAACTTCCTCGGCCCGACCATGGGTGAGGGCTCGTCCAGCAACTACGCGCGCTACGACTCGACCGAGTACAACGACCTGCTCGCCAAGGGCCGTTCGGCTGCGACCGTCGAAGAGGGCAACAAGTACTTCGACCAGGCCCAGGAACTCCTGTTCAAGGACCTGCCGGAGATCCCGCTGTGGTACTCCAACGTGACCGGCGTCTGGTCGGCTGACAACGTCAAGAACGTCAAGTTCGGTTGGGACTCCGTTCCGCTGTACTACGACATCGAGGTCACCAAGTAA
- a CDS encoding ABC transporter permease, protein MLWYLGKRLLQLIPVFFGATFLIYFMVFSLPGDPIAALFGDRQPSPQVIEQLRQQYNLDKPFLVQYLLWIGGVFKGDLGVTYSGLPVSQQLASAFPITARLALLSLLFEAVAGIVVGVIAGLKKGKWFDTTALVVSLLLISVPTFVVGFLLQYVFGIQLGLFRVTVSGQAPWSELVLPAIVLATVSFAYIVRLTRASVAENMSADFVRTATAKGLPRRRVVGVHIFRNSLIPVVTYLGVDIGNLMVGAVVTEGIFNINGVGGTVFRAVKLGEGPTVVSFVAVMVIIFMLANLLVDLLYAVLDPRIRYAK, encoded by the coding sequence ATGCTCTGGTACCTCGGCAAGCGCCTCCTGCAACTCATCCCCGTCTTCTTCGGGGCCACGTTCCTCATCTACTTCATGGTCTTCTCGCTGCCCGGCGACCCGATCGCCGCGCTGTTCGGCGATCGCCAGCCGTCGCCGCAGGTGATCGAGCAGCTCCGGCAGCAGTACAACCTGGACAAGCCGTTCCTCGTCCAGTACCTGCTCTGGATCGGCGGCGTCTTCAAGGGCGACCTCGGGGTCACCTACTCGGGCCTGCCGGTGTCGCAGCAGCTCGCGTCGGCGTTCCCGATCACCGCGCGCCTCGCGCTCCTCTCGCTGCTCTTCGAGGCCGTCGCCGGCATCGTCGTCGGCGTGATCGCGGGCCTCAAGAAGGGCAAGTGGTTCGACACCACCGCGCTCGTCGTCTCGCTCCTGCTCATCTCGGTGCCGACCTTCGTCGTCGGCTTCCTGCTGCAGTACGTCTTCGGCATCCAGCTCGGGCTGTTCCGCGTCACCGTGTCGGGTCAGGCACCGTGGTCGGAGCTCGTGCTGCCGGCGATCGTGCTCGCGACCGTGTCGTTCGCGTACATCGTCCGTCTGACACGCGCCAGCGTCGCCGAGAACATGAGCGCCGACTTCGTCCGGACCGCCACCGCGAAGGGCCTGCCCCGTCGTCGCGTGGTCGGGGTGCACATCTTCCGCAACTCGCTCATCCCCGTGGTGACCTACCTCGGTGTCGACATCGGCAACCTGATGGTCGGCGCGGTCGTGACCGAGGGCATCTTCAACATCAACGGCGTCGGCGGCACGGTGTTCCGCGCCGTCAAGCTCGGCGAGGGCCCCACGGTCGTCTCGTTCGTCGCCGTGATGGTCATCATCTTCATGCTCGCCAACCTCCTGGTCGACCTGCTCTACGCCGTCCTGGACCCGAGGATCCGCTATGCCAAGTAA
- a CDS encoding ABC transporter permease translates to MPSNAEPRSATHYVAPIEETPLQAVDQVDETEKTRSTWTDAWDSMRVRPTFWISSILILLVLVVAIFPGLFTHVDPRAANLDFSDEGARPGHPLGYNRQGYDVYARVIWGARSSVIVGLVATILVSLVGIVIGALAGFYGGWLDTIVSRIGDIFFSIPTILGAIVIMSVIPARNAFTVALVLAAFAWPQIARIMRGAVLSAKQSDYVTASAALGVSRFTTLVRHVIPNAIAPVIVIATVSLGSFIVAEATLSFLGIGLPPSALSWGLDIGTAQTSIRTNPSTIFWPSAALSITVLAFLLLGDVVRDALDPKARARR, encoded by the coding sequence ATGCCAAGTAACGCCGAACCCCGCTCCGCGACGCACTACGTCGCGCCGATCGAGGAGACGCCGCTCCAGGCGGTCGACCAGGTCGACGAGACGGAGAAGACGCGCTCGACCTGGACCGACGCGTGGGACTCCATGCGCGTCCGCCCGACGTTCTGGATCTCGTCGATCCTGATCCTGCTCGTGCTCGTCGTCGCGATCTTCCCCGGCCTGTTCACGCACGTCGACCCGCGCGCGGCGAACCTCGACTTCAGTGACGAGGGCGCCCGTCCGGGCCACCCGCTCGGGTACAACCGCCAGGGCTACGACGTGTACGCCCGTGTCATCTGGGGCGCGCGCAGCTCGGTCATCGTCGGCCTGGTCGCGACGATCCTGGTGTCGCTCGTCGGCATCGTCATCGGTGCCCTCGCCGGCTTCTACGGCGGCTGGCTCGACACGATCGTCTCCCGCATCGGCGACATCTTCTTCTCGATCCCGACCATCCTCGGCGCGATCGTGATCATGTCGGTCATCCCGGCGCGCAACGCGTTCACGGTGGCGCTCGTGCTCGCCGCGTTCGCGTGGCCACAGATCGCCCGCATCATGCGCGGTGCCGTGCTGAGCGCGAAGCAGTCCGACTACGTCACCGCATCGGCGGCACTCGGCGTCAGCCGCTTCACCACGCTCGTCCGCCACGTGATCCCGAACGCGATCGCCCCCGTCATCGTGATCGCCACGGTGTCGCTGGGTTCGTTCATCGTCGCCGAGGCCACCCTGTCGTTCCTCGGCATCGGTCTGCCGCCGTCGGCGCTCAGCTGGGGCCTCGACATCGGCACCGCGCAGACGTCGATCCGCACCAACCCGTCGACGATCTTCTGGCCGTCCGCCGCCCTGTCCATCACCGTGCTCGCGTTCCTGCTCCTCGGCGACGTGGTCCGCGACGCGCTCGACCCGAAGGCGAGGGCCCGTCGATGA
- a CDS encoding dipeptide ABC transporter ATP-binding protein codes for MTETLTDPTTRRPAGSGAPLLEVSGLQVGFRTQSGMVQAVRGVDFTLEQGERLAIVGESGSGKSTSAQAIIKLLAGTGEVTGGSIKFNGRELVGLSDKEMAGIRGKEIGYVPQDPMSNLNPLWSIGFQVEEAIKANGMATGKHAIRARAVEVLQEAGLGDAATRLKQFPHEFSGGMRQRVLIGIGLSSRPQLLIADEPTSALDVTVQRIILDHLETLTRDFGTSVLFITHDLGLAAERAEKLVVMYKGQVVESGPSKEILANPQHPYTQRLVAAAPSLASRRIQSKVQHQRVDIAEAGSEDDELIARAQEREHRPAQDLIVVKNLQKVYKLRGKNLQSRELKAVDDVSFAIPKGTTTALVGESGSGKSTVAKLVLQLESITGGSVTFDGIDIGALKGKDLFDFRRRVQPVFQDPYGSLDPMYNVGNTIAEPLATHKVGDKASRRARVLELLDQVALPKSMVNRYPNELSGGQRQRIAVARALALKPEVIVLDEAVSALDVLVQGQILDLLTELQTELDLTYLFITHDLAVVRLVADNVCVMRKGQIVEKATTDEVFADPKEQYTKDLLAAIPGAGFEFGR; via the coding sequence ATGACCGAGACGCTCACCGATCCCACCACCCGTCGTCCGGCCGGTTCCGGCGCCCCGCTGCTCGAGGTCTCGGGCCTGCAGGTCGGGTTCCGCACCCAGAGCGGCATGGTCCAGGCCGTCCGCGGCGTCGACTTCACCCTCGAGCAGGGCGAGCGCCTGGCGATCGTCGGCGAGTCCGGTTCGGGCAAGTCGACCAGCGCCCAGGCGATCATCAAGCTCCTCGCCGGCACCGGTGAGGTCACCGGCGGGTCGATCAAGTTCAACGGGCGCGAGCTCGTCGGGCTGTCCGACAAGGAGATGGCCGGCATCCGCGGGAAGGAGATCGGCTACGTCCCGCAGGACCCGATGTCGAACCTCAACCCGCTGTGGTCGATCGGCTTCCAGGTGGAAGAGGCGATCAAGGCCAACGGCATGGCGACCGGCAAGCACGCGATCCGCGCCCGCGCGGTCGAGGTGCTGCAGGAGGCCGGCCTCGGCGACGCCGCGACCCGCCTGAAGCAGTTCCCGCACGAGTTCTCCGGCGGCATGCGCCAGCGCGTGCTCATCGGCATCGGCCTGTCGAGCCGCCCGCAGCTGCTCATCGCCGACGAGCCGACCTCGGCCCTCGACGTCACCGTGCAGCGGATCATCCTGGACCACCTCGAGACGCTGACCCGCGACTTCGGCACCTCGGTCCTGTTCATCACGCACGACCTCGGCCTCGCCGCCGAGCGCGCGGAGAAGCTCGTCGTGATGTACAAGGGCCAGGTCGTCGAGTCGGGTCCGTCCAAGGAGATCCTGGCGAACCCGCAGCACCCGTACACGCAGCGCCTCGTCGCCGCGGCGCCCTCGCTCGCGAGCCGTCGCATCCAGTCGAAGGTGCAGCACCAGCGGGTCGACATCGCCGAGGCCGGCAGCGAGGACGACGAGCTGATCGCCCGCGCCCAGGAGCGCGAGCACCGTCCGGCGCAGGACCTCATCGTCGTGAAGAACCTGCAGAAGGTCTACAAGCTCCGCGGCAAGAACCTGCAGTCGCGCGAGCTGAAGGCCGTCGACGACGTGTCGTTCGCGATCCCGAAGGGCACCACCACGGCGCTCGTCGGCGAGTCCGGTTCGGGCAAGTCGACCGTGGCGAAGCTGGTGCTGCAGCTCGAGTCGATCACCGGGGGTTCGGTGACGTTCGACGGCATCGACATCGGCGCGCTCAAGGGCAAGGACCTGTTCGACTTCCGCCGCCGCGTGCAGCCGGTGTTCCAGGACCCGTACGGCTCGCTGGACCCGATGTACAACGTCGGGAACACGATCGCCGAGCCCCTCGCCACGCACAAGGTCGGCGACAAGGCCAGCCGCCGGGCCCGCGTGCTCGAGCTGCTCGACCAGGTCGCGCTGCCGAAGTCGATGGTGAACCGCTACCCGAACGAGCTGTCCGGTGGGCAGCGGCAGCGCATCGCCGTCGCGCGTGCGCTGGCGCTCAAGCCCGAGGTCATCGTGCTCGACGAGGCGGTCTCCGCGCTCGACGTGCTCGTCCAGGGCCAGATCCTCGACCTGCTCACCGAGCTGCAGACCGAGCTGGACCTGACGTACCTCTTCATCACGCACGACCTCGCTGTCGTCCGCCTCGTGGCGGACAACGTGTGCGTCATGCGGAAGGGGCAGATCGTCGAGAAGGCGACGACCGACGAGGTCTTCGCCGACCCGAAGGAGCAGTACACGAAGGACCTGCTCGCCGCGATCCCGGGTGCCGGGTTCGAGTTCGGGCGCTGA
- a CDS encoding PH domain-containing protein, whose translation MASGLVAVLGLFLLVDAAARGSWDVVWSAVGPVVAVVWVLWLLTVRPVVRLDDDALTVVNPLRTTRIPWAAVADVRLRWQIVVQTAEGNTVTCRGGPSIRGSRPGRRGELSVPHEPEELRTIRRRWHSRRASSPADIAVRREWDRPAVVAGAAAAVLLVVSVVALAT comes from the coding sequence GTGGCGTCCGGCCTCGTCGCCGTCCTGGGACTCTTCCTGCTCGTCGACGCGGCGGCGCGGGGGAGCTGGGACGTGGTCTGGTCGGCGGTCGGTCCGGTCGTCGCGGTCGTGTGGGTGCTCTGGCTGCTCACGGTCCGACCCGTCGTCCGGCTCGACGACGACGCCCTCACGGTCGTGAACCCGTTGCGCACGACCCGCATCCCGTGGGCGGCCGTCGCCGACGTCCGCCTGCGCTGGCAGATCGTCGTGCAGACCGCCGAGGGGAACACCGTCACCTGCCGAGGCGGGCCGTCGATCCGCGGGTCGCGTCCGGGCCGCCGCGGGGAGCTCTCCGTGCCGCACGAGCCCGAGGAGCTGCGGACGATCCGTCGCCGCTGGCACTCGCGTCGTGCGTCGAGCCCCGCCGACATCGCCGTCCGCCGCGAGTGGGACCGCCCGGCAGTGGTCGCCGGAGCAGCGGCCGCGGTCCTGCTGGTCGTCTCCGTGGTCGCGCTCGCGACCTGA
- a CDS encoding PH domain-containing protein encodes MSTVVAPRMRLFAVVLWAVALVLVPLALLTGGNPWLIPVPSVFTAFLAWAILWRPRFEVTDEALTIIDVRRTSTYPWRRVQEVRTKYGIEVVTTEGVRRTWLATRPTAALGIRHAGGGATTAADVRQVADVLRAHVPSPVVHDGPPPATVQAAIITHRVHGWSVTAMIVLGVAASMAAAQL; translated from the coding sequence ATGAGCACCGTCGTCGCGCCCCGGATGCGCCTGTTCGCCGTCGTCCTGTGGGCCGTCGCGCTCGTGCTGGTACCCCTCGCGCTGCTGACCGGCGGCAACCCGTGGCTGATCCCCGTCCCGAGCGTCTTCACCGCGTTCCTCGCCTGGGCCATCCTCTGGCGGCCGCGCTTCGAGGTGACCGACGAGGCTCTCACGATCATCGACGTCCGTCGCACCAGCACCTACCCCTGGCGCCGCGTGCAGGAGGTCCGGACGAAGTACGGCATCGAGGTCGTCACGACCGAGGGCGTGCGCCGCACCTGGCTCGCCACGCGGCCGACCGCTGCACTCGGCATCCGTCACGCCGGGGGCGGCGCGACCACGGCTGCGGACGTCCGGCAGGTCGCGGACGTCCTCCGCGCGCACGTCCCGTCGCCCGTGGTGCACGACGGGCCGCCACCGGCGACGGTCCAAGCGGCAATCATCACCCACCGTGTGCACGGCTGGTCCGTCACGGCGATGATCGTGCTCGGCGTCGCCGCGTCGATGGCGGCGGCACAGCTCTAG
- a CDS encoding ABC transporter family substrate-binding protein: MKHRKALALTAALAGFALVATGCSSGGSGGSGGSGDSGKEALPSTAQINEKPVSDLQQGGTLRLPISQWISQWNYFELDGTLQDAADIEAATMPQTFVIDSDGKPQLDKDTLESAEVTSEDPLTITYTVNPKAVWNDGTPITWKDFEALWKANNGTDTSYQIGDSTGWKDIESVTQGTDERQAVVKYSTPFSDWKSLFSPLYPASVIGTPDGFNNGYKDKVPVSAGPYKVSKLDETAGTVTLVPDENWWGDKPKLDQVIFRSLDGNADIDAYLNKELDSVSAGTSDRYARVKDAKDTKIYASQSASYTHIDFSSQGTLKDKQLRLALQHAINRDSLASVIGGTLPYKLPVLNNHVFLATDNGYQDNSSPNGTFDVEKAKKILDDDGWKTDGTYRKKDGKTLAISITIPSGATSSQKIAEVVQAQLKDVGVKLSIKSVSSDDFFPQYVTPGNYDMTLFLWGGTGYHASGASIFITGDTGQNYGRVGDDAIDKLVNQAISETDASKANKLWNQVDKDVWAIGHSLPIVQSPRVIAQNPKLANYGARSGAMAYDWTKVGFTK; this comes from the coding sequence ATGAAGCACAGGAAAGCCCTGGCGTTGACGGCGGCACTCGCCGGCTTCGCCCTCGTCGCCACCGGATGCTCCAGCGGTGGCTCCGGCGGGTCCGGCGGCTCCGGTGACTCGGGCAAGGAGGCCCTGCCGTCCACTGCCCAGATCAACGAGAAGCCCGTCTCCGACCTGCAGCAGGGGGGCACGCTCCGACTGCCGATCTCGCAGTGGATCTCGCAGTGGAACTACTTCGAGCTCGACGGCACCCTGCAGGACGCCGCGGACATCGAGGCGGCGACGATGCCGCAGACGTTCGTGATCGACTCCGACGGCAAGCCGCAGCTCGACAAGGACACGCTCGAGTCGGCCGAGGTCACCAGCGAGGACCCGCTGACGATCACGTACACCGTGAACCCGAAGGCCGTGTGGAACGACGGCACGCCGATCACCTGGAAGGACTTCGAGGCGCTCTGGAAGGCCAACAACGGCACCGACACGAGCTACCAGATCGGTGACAGCACCGGCTGGAAGGACATCGAGTCGGTGACCCAGGGCACCGACGAACGGCAGGCGGTCGTCAAGTACTCCACGCCGTTCTCGGACTGGAAGTCCCTCTTCAGCCCGCTCTACCCGGCGAGCGTCATCGGGACCCCCGACGGCTTCAACAACGGCTACAAGGACAAGGTCCCGGTGTCCGCTGGTCCGTACAAGGTCTCGAAGCTCGACGAGACCGCCGGCACGGTCACCCTCGTGCCGGACGAGAACTGGTGGGGCGACAAGCCGAAGCTGGACCAGGTGATCTTCCGGAGCCTCGACGGCAACGCCGACATCGACGCCTACCTCAACAAGGAGCTCGACTCGGTCTCCGCCGGCACCTCCGACCGGTACGCCCGGGTCAAGGACGCGAAGGACACGAAGATCTACGCGTCCCAGTCGGCGTCCTACACGCACATCGACTTCTCGTCGCAGGGCACCTTGAAGGACAAGCAGCTCCGACTGGCGCTGCAGCACGCCATCAACCGCGACTCGCTCGCGTCCGTCATCGGCGGCACCCTGCCGTACAAGCTGCCCGTGCTGAACAACCACGTGTTCCTGGCGACCGACAACGGCTACCAGGACAACTCGAGCCCGAACGGCACCTTCGACGTCGAGAAGGCGAAGAAGATCCTGGACGACGACGGCTGGAAGACCGACGGCACCTACCGCAAGAAGGACGGGAAGACCCTCGCGATCTCGATAACCATCCCGTCCGGCGCGACGAGCTCGCAGAAGATCGCGGAGGTCGTGCAGGCGCAGCTCAAGGACGTCGGCGTGAAGCTGTCCATCAAGTCGGTGTCGAGCGACGACTTCTTCCCGCAGTACGTCACCCCGGGGAACTACGACATGACGCTCTTCCTCTGGGGCGGCACCGGGTACCACGCCAGCGGGGCGAGCATCTTCATCACCGGTGACACGGGGCAGAACTACGGCCGCGTCGGTGACGACGCGATCGACAAGTTGGTCAACCAGGCGATCTCGGAGACCGACGCGTCGAAGGCGAACAAGCTCTGGAACCAGGTGGACAAGGACGTGTGGGCCATCGGTCACTCCCTGCCCATCGTGCAGTCGCCGCGAGTCATCGCGCAGAACCCGAAGCTCGCGAACTACGGCGCGCGCTCCGGAGCGATGGCCTACGACTGGACCAAGGTCGGGTTCACGAAGTAG
- a CDS encoding ABC transporter permease, whose amino-acid sequence MIRYLARRLVYYVVLVFLATSLTYFLASATFSPRSVYAERNPAPPTAVVDAKLDHIGVNDKTPVIVRYGHWLGDAVQGNLGQTIQDKSVNDAFWPRLGVSLRLLLVGSVIGIVLGVLLGVWNAIRQYRLSDRVSAIISIFLISTPVFLTAVFLKIGATKLNQDTGTQLINFTGEATPGLTGSWWDLFLDRGVHLLLPTISIALGLIAIYSRYQRATMLDVLGSDFLRTARAKGLTKGRATFKHGLRTALIPMTTLFAYGFLGILTGATFTEKIFGWNGLGAWFIDAVQNNDVNSVTAYTLFAAVVVLLAGFLADTMTAVLDPRVRRA is encoded by the coding sequence ATGATCCGCTACCTGGCGCGTCGACTCGTGTACTACGTCGTGCTCGTGTTCCTCGCCACGTCGCTGACGTACTTCCTGGCGTCGGCAACGTTCAGCCCTCGATCCGTCTACGCGGAGCGCAATCCGGCACCGCCGACCGCCGTGGTCGACGCGAAGCTCGACCACATCGGGGTGAACGACAAGACGCCGGTCATCGTCCGGTACGGGCACTGGCTCGGCGACGCGGTGCAGGGCAACCTCGGCCAGACGATCCAGGACAAGAGCGTCAACGATGCGTTCTGGCCGCGCCTGGGCGTCAGCCTGCGGCTCCTGCTCGTCGGGTCCGTCATCGGCATCGTGCTCGGCGTGCTGCTCGGTGTCTGGAACGCGATCCGGCAGTACCGGCTGTCCGACCGGGTGAGCGCGATCATCTCGATCTTCCTCATCTCGACACCGGTGTTCCTGACCGCGGTGTTCCTGAAGATCGGGGCGACGAAGCTCAACCAGGACACCGGCACGCAGCTCATCAACTTCACCGGCGAGGCGACGCCGGGGCTGACCGGCAGCTGGTGGGACCTGTTCCTCGACCGCGGCGTGCACCTGCTCCTGCCGACGATCTCGATCGCACTCGGGCTCATCGCCATCTACAGCCGGTACCAGCGGGCGACGATGCTCGACGTGCTCGGCTCGGACTTCCTGCGGACCGCTCGTGCGAAGGGGCTGACGAAGGGACGTGCGACGTTCAAGCACGGTCTGCGCACGGCGCTCATCCCGATGACGACCCTGTTCGCGTACGGGTTCCTCGGCATCCTGACCGGTGCGACCTTCACGGAGAAGATCTTCGGGTGGAACGGGCTCGGTGCCTGGTTCATCGACGCGGTGCAGAACAACGACGTGAACTCCGTCACCGCGTACACCCTGTTCGCGGCCGTCGTGGTGCTGCTCGCGGGGTTCCTCGCCGACACCATGACCGCCGTGCTCGACCCGCGTGTCCGGAGGGCCTGA